The genomic interval CAAATCAACTTTGTCAACTAATCTCCAAAAGAGGATGAGAACAATTAAATACCTACAAAAATGATGCACTAAGTGATTAACTGAGATGAAGGGACATCAAAAGACCAGACCGAACATGCAGCCAACAAGTCAGAAACCAATAAAATGAATCAGCAAAAACATCTGTAACTTACTGAGAAAGGACATGAGCAATGGCTGCACCTTTGACGCCCAGACCAAATGTGAATATGAATATTGGGTCCATAAGAACATTCGCTGAATCTCCTACAACTACATTAGCAATTGCAAACAACTGAAGAAGATTAGGGGCAGTTAACCCAAAAAAAGTGAAGTACCCCTTAAAGAAGTAGACTCAGATAAAGAATGAAAATCCTTGCAACTATATAATGTTTTCCATTCATAAATGGGTGATAAAGAATCCCTTAGGACAAGTATGATTTCAAAATGGTTTTTCTAACATCTGAGGACACATATCCTACTCATGAATTCATTTATTCCATTGAAGAAATGGAAGCATTACAAAAATCCTCAAACTGATATTCAATGTAAATGTggaaaaaattcattaattcaaTGGAAATATAGTAATTTCAAATGTTAAGGGCCCAATTCAGTGAATTCCTTACATGGGATTTTCCTAATAAGTCCACACAAGTTGATATTGCCAATTGCTTTGCCACCAAGAAAAATTAacatgaatataattaacagGGAAGCTAGCTTACTGATAGCATATAAAGGAGTTCTGGTATCCTTTAAGCCTCGAAAAACCCCTTGCACAGctaaagagagaagaagagcTGGAGCACCAGTTGATCTTATTGTCAAGTATTGTTGTGCTGGCTTGAGCATAGGAGATTCCTGCTAAAGCAAAATTAGTATCATTACACTAAACATTGGTAGAAAAATTAGAGGCTAACATAATTTGGAGAAATAATAGAGATGcagcatttttattttcttggggATCAAAAAGGATGAGTTCATTTCAAGCAGCAGGATTCGGTCTAGGCAATTGCTGTTAAGAAACTAAACTGAGAACCTTCTATAAACCTAGTGACACTTCTTCACTGTGATTTATCGGAAAAGAATCTGAATGCCTTTCACTCCAGTTCAATTCAGTTAAGATCAACAATACTTTACAACAATTAAGAAACTCTAATTGGGGAAGAGCTACTTTAAACATTATAACTTCTGCATTATAAACTATTGTGAATTAAAAGTATGAATCATATATGACCACCTCTACTGTCCTCTTCCACTTCTATAAAACTGGGCCTCTCTGATATTCCTTCAATATATTAGAATTAACCATTACTTTATGACCATGGCATACACGTAACATATTACggaactgaaaaaaaaaacagaattaGTGATTATGGGAGAGGAAAAGTCCAATTGGTTGAAAAGAAGACACACTTGACTAAATTTTCTTAGAAGCAGTCACcttcatattcaaaatttgCAGTCAAAATCCACATTAATTAGAAAttatataatcaaatttaaactCGGTGATCTAGGATATCCATACAGAAATGCACTTGTCTAATGCTCCATGACAAAGAGAATATCAGCTTAACTGCGAGGGAATTTTATCTTAATGTTCCACAGAGTATCTTCATGGTATGAAGCAATGGTATTTCTAATAGTCATGGAAGGCAAAGTTTTGAATACAACCGTTGTCCATTCACATTAACTGAAATCAGAGAAATCATTTCACCTTCTAACCTTACTAAGGTACCATTAAAACCTTCCAAATTTATCTCTTGTATTTAGATCAGAAATCATTTGACAGGTCAAAAGGCTACAGGTGATTTAAGGTATCTGCACAACAGTACTAAAAGCATAAACTAGAAAACAATTAGTACACCAACTGCCAATCAGTCCTTCATTTAGACAAGTCAGTGATTGGTGGCCTAAGAGGTAACATGTTTCAAAGATGATGAAGGGCATGCCCCTCCAGCCATCATTAAACTGTAAAAGTTGTAAGTACCTCATAAAGATATAagttttatgttatatgtGAGATTATTTTTTCCCCAAGGATTCACGATGGTTTAGTTTCTAAAATTAACGGGGATTCTCACTTCATCAttgctaaattttatattttttaaaatgtttactTGATATAGGCGTTGGCCAaagaaaatttggcaaaaGGACACATGTTTACTTTGTTGATCAGTCCATTGCTACCTGATATTAAGCGTTCATATATGGCACCTTAAACGATTATAAAAGTGGTGCAACCCACTCAACCTTCAAGAAAACCTCTCTGAAAATGTACCATAAGATGGTTAGACACAGATACGTGAAACAATCACACCAACTACCAGAAAAAAAAGACATCACATCCACTTTCTTAGCAAGATAACCAACAACAATAGGAAAAGAACTATATTGATATTAACGGGGGCCTTGAGGCATTTATTCATAGTTTAGAAAGCATGCAAGAAATGAGAGCCAATGTTTGAAATTGCAGCAACCAGGGAAATGCTAAAGGAACACTCACAGAATTTACACCCATGTAACTTAAGAGAGGTTTAGCAGCAAAAATGAGGAAGAAAGTCTGAATGATCCCAAGCATGCTACCAATAACCAGAGCTGAAGATGCCGATGGTATATGCCTTCTCTCATTCTTGGACTCGGCTATTTTTGTGTTACTGCAGGCTACAAATGACGATAGAGATTCTCATTACTAAAGTTACAGAGAAGCCTAAACACACTAAATGTAACAGATATAGTCAAGATACTGTTTAGAATGAACTAGACAAGAActttatgtgtatatatatgtgaaCGTAACCTACGAATGCAATTTATTCACTCTCAGAATAGCCTTTCAACAAAAGCAGGGGAGAGAATATGTGGAATGCATACCAACAAGAGGCATAAGCTCTTCCATTTCATGGTCAACAACAGGACCCCTTTCAAGAATTTCATCTTGCTCTGCTTCAGCACTTGATCTGCTGGTGGCATCTTCCCGAGCAACAAAAGAAGTAGTAATACTGACTAGTGGGAACATGGTAATCCTTGATACTTGATTAAAAAGTGCAACTGAAACTCCTACAGCAGCAAGCTCCACAGAACCTATATGAACAAAATGTAAAAACTGAaccaaatattatttttattattattgttgttgttgttgttgtttggTGCAAGCAGAGATGTAGGACAAATGAATGGTGGCTGAGAATCAAAAACATCAGCTACCTATATGGCAAACAGATAACGGAGCCACTGATGATACAGACACTATATGAAAGTACTTATAAATTGACCAACCCTGTATGGATACCATCAGGGTGAAGCAATAGCTTCTACTTCCAAAATCATAATCAAAGGAAAATATTTGCTTCTTTATGCAAATATGCAAGCTTAAGAGGCCGTGAAACAGTTTCATGTTAAGAACATAGAAAATTCACATCTTTTTGGTAGGATATGTAGCATCATCTAGAAACAGAGAAACAACATTTCTATCTTTTCCATCCTACCAATAAGGTAATTTTGTCTTTGAAGTGTACTAATGCTGGGTATACATTGTATGCCACATAATCATGCCAGAAGAAAATGACCACAAACCTATACGGCCAATGAATGCTGTGTCTATTAGAGAAGCAATAGGGTCTGCCATCAAAGCAAGCGTTGCTGGAAGTGCGATGTGTGCGATTTCTATTCCCAGTTCATCTTTCTTGAGAACATTCCTGCcaaaattgttataaaactatacattattaatttaaaataatcaaaGAATAACGAAACAACATAACTGATGTTTCAGAGTACAACTTAATTGTAAAAACCAAAAAGCCTGACTGCATGCTGTTTTTTGGGAAAGGGGAAAGGGGGGGTGTTGAGGTTGAAATCTGTGTTTAAACCATAATTATCCTATTATCCTATAATCTTATGTCAAAGGATAGTGTTCCAAGTAGGTTGAATCAGAATCAATATGATTAGGCAGCTATTGATCTTTTAGCAAGAAGGGGAAGGTTTTAAATTAACAGAGTGCAAAAGAACTAAACGCTGATTGCTATATGAACAATACCTTGTATCTTTGAAGAACACAAAGAGGAGTAACTTTCCAATATTCTTCCACGTACGTAAAATAGCATCAACAGCCATAATTAGACTGCGGCTGTCCAACAAGCAACTGGTGGAAGAAATTCAAACTTCCGCAGAAAAGGACAAATGGCTAAAAACTTGTCATATCCACTAACTCTATTTCTTGTGATTATGCCACAAGAAATGCTTCAAGCAGCATGGCAACGTGAGGGAATGGGCAACAAACAATTTGATGCAGCGTAAGAATCCACAGGAATCAAGATGGCTATGCAGAACTTCAACTGAAGAAGACTTAATGACGAAGTAATGAGTAGATTCTCCATTTGGAAAAGAAGTGATATGTAATGTTAAAACAAAGCGTTCTACACCAGATACTGCATAAACCTCCCTCAGATATACAAGGCCCAGAACTCCCACGAAAactattatattaatatattatatttcatCAATGTATCAGAAAGGTTGGGTTTACCGCCACCAAGTGAAAACAACTGCCAAACATCAAggatcataaaaatttatatgattaaaaaattactagTGGACCAAGAATGCGAAACATATTCTCCTGTTTCAGTCATGACTGAACCAGGTGATTACAGTTTCCTTTCACAGGTAAACTATGGTTTACATGCACCATGGTCTTACAGCAATGACTTGCTTTGATCTCATGTAAGCTTGAAGCTTGCTTATACAAACACGAAAGTTGCTAGATATAAGGTCAAAGCCGCGTTTCTAGGAGGATAAACAGGCATCTCTGTCGCTCAACTATAAAATTCAACCTACCATGGCTAGCTgaaagcatttttttttccttatattGAAGGTTTCTTCTGTAATTAGTGTAAATTATTCATTTGGTTTCACGCTTTccttaaacttttcaattgtgctggtttttaattttaaactttttcaggaataattaattttaagcttttattattattattattattattattattgcataAGATTTGAGCCTTCTTTCCAATTTCTCAAATTGGGTTTGAATTACCGCATTGGGTCCAATTTCTCACTCAACATTGTTGGAGCAACCAAAGAGCACATGGCACACACCCTT from Theobroma cacao cultivar B97-61/B2 chromosome 5, Criollo_cocoa_genome_V2, whole genome shotgun sequence carries:
- the LOC18598997 gene encoding protein DETOXIFICATION 42 isoform X2; translation: MAVDAILRTWKNIGKLLLFVFFKDTRNVLKKDELGIEIAHIALPATLALMADPIASLIDTAFIGRIGSVELAAVGVSVALFNQVSRITMFPLVSITTSFVAREDATSRSSAEAEQDEILERGPVVDHEMEELMPLVACSNTKIAESKNERRHIPSASSALVIGSMLGIIQTFFLIFAAKPLLSYMGVNSESPMLKPAQQYLTIRSTGAPALLLSLAVQGVFRGLKDTRTPLYAIIVGDSANVLMDPIFIFTFGLGVKGAAIAHVLSQYLIVLILFWRLVDKVDLLPPSFKELQFGQFLKNGFLLLVKVIAVTLCVTVAASLSARQGPTTMAAFQICLQIWLAASLLADGLAVAGQAILASAFAKKDYEKIIATASRVLQIGILLGLLLSFILVVGLQIASRLFTKDIAVLKLISLGIPFIAATQPINALAFVFDGVNYGASDFAYSAYSMVLVAVMSIFCLFILSSSHGYVGIWVALTIFMSLRVIAGLLRIGTGMGPWSFLSG
- the LOC18598997 gene encoding protein DETOXIFICATION 42 isoform X3, producing MAVDAILRTWKNIGKLLLFVFFKDTRNVLKKDELGIEIAHIALPATLALMADPIASLIDTAFIGRIGSVELAAVGVSVALFNQVSRITMFPLVSITTSFVAREDATSRSSAEAEQDEILERGPVVDHEMEELMPLVACSNTKIAESKNERRHIPSASSALVIGSMLGIIQTFFLIFAAKPLLSYMGVNSPAQQYLTIRSTGAPALLLSLAVQGVFRGLKDTRTPLYAIIVGDSANVLMDPIFIFTFGLGVKGAAIAHVLSQYLIVLILFWRLVDKVDLLPPSFKELQFGQFLKNGFLLLVKVIAVTLCVTVAASLSARQGPTTMAAFQICLQIWLAASLLADGLAVAGQAILASAFAKKDYEKIIATASRVLQIGILLGLLLSFILVVGLQIASRLFTKDIAVLKLISLGIPFIAATQPINALAFVFDGVNYGASDFAYSAYSMVLVAVMSIFCLFILSSSHGYVGIWVALTIFMSLRVIAGLLRIGTGMGPWSFLSG
- the LOC18598997 gene encoding protein DETOXIFICATION 42 isoform X1; amino-acid sequence: MAVDAILRTWKNIGKLLLFVFFKDTRNVLKKDELGIEIAHIALPATLALMADPIASLIDTAFIGRIGSVELAAVGVSVALFNQVSRITMFPLVSITTSFVAREDATSRSSAEAEQDEILERGPVVDHEMEELMPLVACSNTKIAESKNERRHIPSASSALVIGSMLGIIQTFFLIFAAKPLLSYMGVNSQESPMLKPAQQYLTIRSTGAPALLLSLAVQGVFRGLKDTRTPLYAIIVGDSANVLMDPIFIFTFGLGVKGAAIAHVLSQYLIVLILFWRLVDKVDLLPPSFKELQFGQFLKNGFLLLVKVIAVTLCVTVAASLSARQGPTTMAAFQICLQIWLAASLLADGLAVAGQAILASAFAKKDYEKIIATASRVLQIGILLGLLLSFILVVGLQIASRLFTKDIAVLKLISLGIPFIAATQPINALAFVFDGVNYGASDFAYSAYSMVLVAVMSIFCLFILSSSHGYVGIWVALTIFMSLRVIAGLLRIGTGMGPWSFLSG
- the LOC18598997 gene encoding protein DETOXIFICATION 42 isoform X5; the encoded protein is MAVDAILRTWKNIGKLLLFVFFKDTRNVLKKDELGIEIAHIALPATLALMADPIASLIDTAFIGRIGSVELAAVGVSVALFNQVSRITMFPLVSITTSFVAREDATSRSSAEAEQDEILERGPVVDHEMEELMPLVACSNTKIAESKNERRHIPSASSALVIGSMLGIIQTFFLIFAAKPLLSYMGVNSQESPMLKPAQQYLTIRSTGAPALLLSLAVQGVFRGLKDTRTPLYAIIVGDSANVLMDPIFIFTFGLGVKGAAIAHVLSQYLIVLILFWRLVDKVDLLPPSFKELQFGQFLKNGFLLLVKVIAVTLCVTVAASLSARQGPTTMAAFQICLQIWLAASLLADGLAVAGQAILASAFAKKDYEKIIATASRVLQIGILLGLLLSFILVVGLQIASRLFTKDIAVLKLISLGIPFIAATQPINALAFVFDGVNYGASDFAYSAYSMPFCRFWLQL
- the LOC18598997 gene encoding protein DETOXIFICATION 42 isoform X4, with the translated sequence MAVDAILRTWKNIGKLLLFVFFKDTRNVLKKDELGIEIAHIALPATLALMADPIASLIDTAFIGRIGSVELAAVGVSVALFNQVSRITMFPLVSITTSFVAREDATSRSSAEAEQDEILERGPVVDHEMEELMPLVACSNTKIAESKNERRHIPSASSALVIGSMLGIIQTFFLIFAAKPLLSYMGVNSQESPMLKPAQQYLTIRSTGAPALLLSLAVQGVFRGLKDTRTPLYAIIVGDSANVLMDPIFIFTFGLGVKGAAIAHVLSQTMISARVTTPGFLLLVKVIAVTLCVTVAASLSARQGPTTMAAFQICLQIWLAASLLADGLAVAGQAILASAFAKKDYEKIIATASRVLQIGILLGLLLSFILVVGLQIASRLFTKDIAVLKLISLGIPFIAATQPINALAFVFDGVNYGASDFAYSAYSMVLVAVMSIFCLFILSSSHGYVGIWVALTIFMSLRVIAGLLRIGTGMGPWSFLSG